In Polaribacter sp. L3A8, a genomic segment contains:
- a CDS encoding WG repeat-containing protein, with protein MFSKIFTKKLFNLLPYSTRMFIIKKYGINNEMKINENIKILVLKNGNYGVFNKNKKILIEPLFFNITHWEKNNWFECKKYVKNYREKGVSPHISVIYDLNGKLLKEINLKLLEINEFGNLIVSDGKKRGILSGNFKLKIPVKYDWIIQLTSNRFRVILKDENGIVDSNNNLILDLKYRRLLGNFKRGFVFAEDNRGTYKVAINGELYFLPYTYIRFPHSNIDSAPSKEDLNDKLKVIIDKTNEYYNHKHNEEIRRGDHINEMEECSGKWGIIDTSGKEIIKPSYSFIDFFESSDYYKVFKGKMIFNFNKETFRETMEGAKSGVINKNNKIIVPIEYDWIEELEKGIFAVNNGGIITLHDGDDEWHQWTVDGGKWGIINKKSKLLVPIKYDTIMNTWVKRKREYFFVQNGIEYGWADEYLDYDVFDLKGNKIKTEKPKYKNHR; from the coding sequence ATGTTTTCTAAAATATTTACAAAAAAACTTTTTAATTTATTACCATATTCAACCAGAATGTTTATTATTAAAAAATATGGTATTAACAACGAAATGAAAATTAATGAGAATATAAAAATACTTGTTCTAAAAAATGGAAATTATGGGGTTTTCAATAAGAATAAAAAAATTTTAATTGAACCTCTTTTTTTTAATATAACTCATTGGGAAAAAAATAACTGGTTTGAATGTAAAAAATATGTTAAGAATTACAGAGAAAAAGGAGTTTCACCTCATATCTCTGTTATATATGATTTAAATGGAAAGCTACTAAAAGAAATAAATTTGAAATTGCTAGAAATAAATGAATTTGGTAATTTAATAGTTTCAGATGGTAAAAAGAGAGGTATATTGAGTGGAAATTTCAAACTAAAAATCCCAGTAAAATATGATTGGATAATTCAACTCACATCTAATAGGTTTAGAGTAATTTTAAAAGATGAAAATGGTATTGTTGATAGTAATAACAATCTAATTCTAGATTTAAAATATAGAAGACTTTTAGGTAATTTTAAAAGAGGTTTTGTTTTTGCAGAAGATAATAGAGGTACATACAAGGTAGCTATAAATGGTGAATTATATTTTTTACCTTACACATATATTCGTTTCCCTCATTCCAATATAGATAGTGCACCATCTAAAGAAGATTTAAATGACAAACTAAAAGTGATAATTGATAAAACAAATGAATATTATAATCATAAACATAATGAGGAAATAAGACGTGGAGATCATATTAATGAAATGGAAGAATGTTCAGGAAAATGGGGCATAATCGATACTTCAGGAAAAGAAATAATTAAACCTTCCTATAGTTTTATTGATTTTTTTGAGTCATCAGATTATTACAAGGTTTTTAAAGGTAAAATGATTTTTAATTTCAATAAAGAAACTTTTAGGGAAACAATGGAAGGAGCTAAATCTGGCGTAATTAATAAAAACAATAAAATCATAGTGCCCATTGAATATGATTGGATCGAAGAATTAGAAAAAGGCATATTTGCAGTCAATAATGGAGGGATAATCACTCTACATGATGGAGATGATGAATGGCATCAATGGACAGTAGATGGTGGTAAATGGGGTATAATAAATAAAAAGTCTAAATTGCTTGTACCAATAAAGTATGACACTATTATGAATACTTGGGTAAAAAGAAAAAGAGAGTATTTTTTCGTCCAAAATGGAATAGAATATGGATGGGCTGATGAATATTTAGATTATGATGTATTTGATTTAAAAGGTAACAAAATAAAAACAGAAAAACCTAAATATAAAAATCATAGGTAA
- a CDS encoding ATP-binding cassette domain-containing protein, with protein sequence MKKNKLEIDNVLFEVKKNQILNNVYLKLEAGTITALLGRNGSGKSSLFKIILGIIKPREKSLRINDVSFFNKNPSNKDILYLSQNNFIPKKLKIKTVFNFFKLDFFDFAESFPEFKKHQKLFRNIIGRRKKNY encoded by the coding sequence ATGAAGAAAAATAAATTAGAAATTGATAATGTTTTATTTGAAGTTAAAAAGAATCAAATATTAAACAATGTATACTTAAAACTTGAGGCAGGAACTATTACAGCTTTATTAGGAAGAAATGGTTCGGGAAAATCCTCTTTATTCAAAATAATTTTAGGAATTATCAAACCAAGAGAAAAATCATTACGGATTAACGACGTTTCTTTTTTCAATAAAAATCCGTCAAATAAAGATATCTTATATTTATCTCAAAACAATTTTATTCCAAAAAAACTGAAAATAAAAACAGTATTCAATTTTTTTAAATTAGATTTTTTTGATTTTGCAGAATCTTTTCCCGAATTTAAAAAACATCAAAAATTGTTTAGGAACATTATCGGGAGGAGAAAGAAGAATTATTGA
- a CDS encoding alpha/beta hydrolase: MKLIINIFSFFLITSFAFGQTKSKIEISSLEYNIVELKSEYFPNENRIIKIFLPKNYDITKKHPVIYTLDGYSLFDLTAKYVDQLSKLTIENDYDVATDVIPQSIVVGIYHNNRNKETTPNFSKYSDGDETFYLEGSEKLKNFLFEEVVPYINTKYNTSGYNSIIGHSNTAHFVICLPFQKNNPFNGIISLSLSGESENFKRKIEPYLTTNKKTNIFIGYGMKDYDFNEFAKDLKGKVFNNNLKISEFNANHNEMPAISLIQGIKFLFNEYRNIEDFYIESNKENFDIREYLKLYHSKNKKLYGIETQIKEVDFYSLIQMSINTKNKKALNQIIEYDSKVNGYPTQTHTLFFYNKQIGDFEKANYLANKIMNSKDDLENRILNANLESYYDFYINDLKNTEMGIAFFQQGQKKFKDNQLEFSYFIAKASVENNTQKRLGKTNLEYCLKNYKENRYFREIDLKELKEE, from the coding sequence ATGAAATTGATAATTAATATTTTTAGTTTTTTCCTAATTACATCATTTGCTTTTGGTCAAACGAAAAGTAAAATCGAAATAAGTTCTTTAGAATATAATATAGTCGAATTAAAATCAGAATATTTTCCAAATGAAAATAGAATTATAAAAATATTTTTACCTAAAAATTACGATATCACAAAAAAACATCCAGTTATCTATACTTTGGACGGATATAGTCTTTTTGATTTAACAGCAAAATATGTTGACCAATTAAGCAAACTAACCATAGAGAATGATTATGATGTTGCGACAGATGTCATTCCTCAATCAATAGTTGTTGGAATTTATCATAATAATAGAAATAAGGAAACAACACCTAATTTTAGTAAATACTCAGATGGAGATGAAACTTTTTATTTGGAGGGTTCTGAAAAACTAAAAAACTTCTTGTTCGAAGAGGTGGTTCCTTACATAAACACAAAATACAATACTTCAGGATATAATTCAATTATAGGACACTCAAATACAGCTCACTTTGTAATATGTTTACCATTTCAAAAAAACAATCCATTTAATGGGATTATCTCACTTTCATTGAGCGGAGAATCCGAAAATTTTAAAAGAAAAATAGAGCCTTATTTAACCACAAATAAAAAGACAAATATATTTATTGGTTATGGCATGAAAGATTATGATTTTAATGAATTTGCAAAAGACTTAAAAGGCAAAGTTTTTAATAACAATTTAAAAATTAGTGAATTTAATGCTAACCATAATGAAATGCCAGCAATATCTTTGATACAAGGCATAAAATTCCTCTTTAATGAATACAGAAACATTGAAGATTTCTATATAGAATCGAATAAAGAAAATTTTGACATAAGAGAATATCTTAAACTTTATCATTCAAAGAATAAAAAGCTCTATGGAATTGAAACTCAAATTAAAGAAGTTGATTTTTATTCTTTAATACAAATGAGTATAAATACCAAAAATAAAAAAGCACTCAATCAAATTATTGAATACGATTCAAAAGTAAATGGATATCCAACACAAACACACACTCTATTTTTTTATAATAAGCAAATTGGTGATTTTGAAAAAGCTAATTATCTTGCAAATAAAATAATGAACAGTAAAGACGATTTAGAAAATAGAATTCTAAATGCAAATTTGGAATCTTATTATGATTTCTATATTAATGATCTTAAAAATACCGAAATGGGAATTGCTTTTTTTCAACAAGGTCAAAAGAAATTTAAAGACAATCAACTTGAATTCAGTTATTTCATAGCTAAGGCTTCTGTTGAAAACAATACCCAAAAAAGATTAGGGAAAACTAATTTAGAATATTGTTTAAAAAACTATAAAGAGAATAGATATTTTAGAGAAATTGATTTGAAGGAATTAAAAGAAGAGTAA
- a CDS encoding helix-turn-helix domain-containing protein, translating into MKMMTLDQMKDKDIGKVGTPERDKYEFDLRMEVLGDMIKSVRKERKLTQEQLGELIGVQKSQISKLERNTKNVTIETILKVFKALKANVKFSVEMNEFDFKVA; encoded by the coding sequence ATGAAAATGATGACTCTTGACCAAATGAAAGACAAGGACATCGGAAAAGTCGGAACACCTGAACGAGACAAATACGAATTTGACTTGCGAATGGAAGTACTTGGTGATATGATAAAATCTGTTCGTAAAGAACGAAAATTAACTCAAGAACAACTTGGAGAATTAATTGGAGTTCAAAAATCACAAATCTCTAAATTGGAACGTAATACAAAGAATGTAACCATCGAGACAATTTTAAAAGTATTTAAAGCACTAAAAGCGAATGTGAAATTTAGTGTTGAAATGAATGAATTTGATTTCAAAGTGGCATAA
- a CDS encoding ATP-binding cassette domain-containing protein: MKKNKLEIDNVLFEVKKNQILNNVYLKLEAGTITALLGRNGSGKSSLFKIILGIIKPREKSLRINDVSFFNKNPSNKDILYLSQNNFIPKKLKIKTVFNFFKLDFFDFAESFPEFKNTSKNCLGTLSGGERRIIETYLILKSESKFAILDEPFSQIMPVHVQKIKNLIIQSKEKKGILISDHLYEHIKDISDEIYLVANKKVYLTKEKSDLIRLGYLRK, translated from the coding sequence ATGAAGAAAAATAAATTAGAAATTGATAATGTTTTATTTGAAGTTAAAAAGAATCAAATATTAAACAATGTATACTTAAAACTTGAGGCAGGAACTATTACAGCTTTATTAGGAAGAAATGGTTCGGGAAAATCCTCTTTATTCAAAATAATTTTAGGAATTATCAAACCAAGAGAAAAATCATTACGGATTAACGACGTTTCTTTTTTCAATAAAAATCCGTCAAATAAAGATATCTTATATTTATCTCAAAACAATTTTATTCCAAAAAAACTGAAAATAAAAACAGTATTCAATTTTTTTAAATTAGATTTTTTTGATTTTGCAGAATCTTTTCCCGAATTTAAAAACACATCAAAAAATTGTTTAGGAACATTATCGGGAGGAGAAAGAAGAATTATTGAAACATATCTCATTTTAAAATCAGAATCAAAATTTGCAATACTTGATGAGCCCTTTTCTCAAATTATGCCTGTTCACGTTCAAAAAATCAAGAATTTAATTATTCAATCTAAAGAAAAAAAAGGAATATTAATTTCAGACCATTTATATGAACATATCAAGGATATAAGTGATGAAATTTACTTGGTAGCTAATAAAAAGGTTTATTTAACAAAAGAAAAATCTGATTTAATTCGGTTAGGCTACTTGAGAAAATAA
- a CDS encoding DUF262 domain-containing protein has product MDFYRKTTLGLFDSSQKSFIIPVYQRAYSWEKEQWETFLNDLTEQIEGQNNYFFGNILLETLKKDTKYEIIDGQQRITTLTIFIRAILNVLANRKNDILFEEFDFQTKESIYLKNGGNIKLRPVEYDRACFDAVIIDNKNNFESNTLSQDRIKKSKKFFENELNKFSTEKVLRVLEKIETTDLTVIELEGKKDSALMFELENNRGKDLTNMEKIKSYFMYQMYVYSEPEVVESNIENVSNIFKLIYLIINDFKKLNEDSVLIYHNNAYIKGYNYRTLEDVKEVFKKSNDKIDWIKGYITELHTSFSNMKKFENSKNHYALKLAELNAPAFVYPFIIKGYKFFGDDEQKLNTLFNLLEILTFRAKLINSRANIQERLNSILLNFKGNLTNLVLDIKNKLNETWYWGDNNVKSYLNGAMYGNKVLNYLLWQYENSIQNKGYSIKNFSIENEQIEHISPQTPTNGEPLETGYDVDEQNEYSEDFLTNTINSLGNLMLISGSHNASIGNKPFSHKVKSYNQNPLLNQQAEIKDYATIENENSFWKSDSIIKRHNYIVGFATKIWNFDNINLYHLKDDLEEIEELEIQNTSELETKLIEPNNLKPKRNGKLSIELNPNLESEFKQLLLEKSKRILQHFMKMEHPNNVFGKRTVLKKVQE; this is encoded by the coding sequence ATGGATTTTTACAGAAAAACTACTTTAGGACTTTTTGATAGTTCTCAAAAATCATTTATAATTCCAGTTTACCAAAGAGCATATTCGTGGGAAAAAGAACAATGGGAAACTTTTCTAAACGATTTAACCGAACAAATAGAAGGTCAAAATAATTATTTTTTTGGAAACATACTTTTAGAAACTTTAAAGAAAGATACTAAATACGAAATCATTGACGGACAACAAAGAATTACAACATTAACAATTTTCATTCGTGCTATTCTAAACGTTTTAGCAAACAGAAAAAATGACATTTTATTTGAGGAATTTGACTTTCAAACAAAAGAAAGTATTTACTTGAAAAATGGTGGGAATATTAAACTTCGTCCTGTAGAATATGATAGAGCCTGTTTTGATGCTGTAATTATAGATAACAAAAACAATTTTGAATCCAATACACTTTCACAAGACAGAATAAAAAAATCAAAAAAATTCTTTGAAAATGAACTTAATAAATTTTCAACAGAAAAAGTACTTCGTGTTTTAGAAAAAATCGAAACTACAGATTTAACTGTAATTGAACTTGAGGGAAAAAAAGATTCAGCGTTAATGTTTGAACTTGAAAATAATAGAGGAAAAGATTTGACCAATATGGAGAAAATCAAATCCTATTTTATGTATCAAATGTACGTTTACAGCGAACCAGAAGTTGTCGAATCAAATATCGAAAATGTTTCAAATATCTTCAAACTAATATATCTAATCATAAATGACTTCAAAAAACTTAATGAAGATAGTGTTTTAATATATCACAATAATGCATACATAAAAGGTTATAATTATAGAACATTAGAGGATGTAAAAGAGGTCTTTAAAAAATCAAATGACAAAATAGATTGGATTAAAGGTTATATAACTGAACTTCATACTTCATTTTCAAATATGAAAAAATTTGAAAATTCAAAAAATCATTATGCTTTAAAATTAGCAGAATTAAATGCACCTGCATTCGTTTATCCTTTCATTATTAAAGGCTACAAATTTTTTGGAGATGATGAACAAAAACTAAATACGTTATTTAATTTACTTGAAATATTAACATTTAGAGCCAAATTAATAAACAGTAGAGCAAATATTCAAGAACGCTTAAATTCAATATTACTAAACTTCAAAGGAAATCTAACTAATTTGGTTTTAGACATAAAGAATAAACTTAATGAAACTTGGTATTGGGGAGATAACAATGTGAAAAGTTACCTAAATGGAGCAATGTATGGAAATAAGGTATTGAATTATCTGCTATGGCAATATGAAAATTCAATACAAAATAAGGGTTATAGTATTAAAAATTTCTCAATAGAAAATGAGCAAATCGAACATATTTCACCACAGACACCAACAAATGGAGAACCTTTAGAAACTGGATATGACGTTGATGAACAGAATGAATATTCAGAAGATTTCTTAACGAATACAATAAATAGTTTGGGAAATTTAATGCTTATTTCTGGTTCACATAATGCGTCTATTGGAAATAAACCTTTTTCTCATAAAGTTAAATCTTATAACCAAAACCCACTTTTAAATCAACAAGCAGAAATAAAAGATTACGCAACAATTGAAAATGAAAATTCTTTTTGGAAATCAGATTCAATTATAAAAAGGCATAATTATATTGTCGGATTTGCAACAAAAATTTGGAATTTTGATAATATAAATTTGTACCATTTAAAAGACGATTTAGAAGAAATTGAGGAGTTGGAAATTCAAAACACTTCTGAATTAGAAACTAAACTTATAGAACCAAATAACTTAAAACCAAAAAGAAACGGAAAGTTATCAATAGAATTGAATCCTAATTTAGAATCTGAATTTAAACAACTTTTACTCGAAAAAAGCAAGCGTATATTACAACATTTTATGAAAATGGAACATCCAAACAACGTATTTGGAAAGCGAACAGTTTTAAAGAAAGTTCAGGAGTAA
- a CDS encoding transposase: protein MKYKKWTLEQKLEILSVSEEIGIVEACRKYSVSTGTFYSWKKKFEHKGEAGLKVTYDTKSKELKAAEEENRVLRKLLSDREIELEVQRELLKKKFGTSDPRKI, encoded by the coding sequence ATGAAATACAAGAAATGGACTTTAGAACAGAAGTTAGAAATACTATCTGTTTCCGAAGAAATAGGTATCGTTGAGGCCTGCCGAAAATACAGCGTAAGTACTGGCACTTTCTATAGTTGGAAAAAGAAGTTTGAGCACAAAGGAGAAGCAGGTTTAAAAGTTACCTATGACACTAAAAGTAAAGAACTTAAAGCAGCTGAAGAAGAGAATCGAGTGTTACGAAAATTGCTGAGTGATAGAGAAATCGAGCTTGAAGTGCAACGTGAGCTTTTAAAAAAAAAGTTTGGGACGTCCGATCCAAGAAAGATCTAG
- a CDS encoding type II toxin-antitoxin system RelE/ParE family toxin: MKPKFEVVFLEQAIDFMSKLDSKAKKKIYYNLDKAKLENDPKLFKKLADGIWEFRTLYKGIQYRLFAFWDKTDKTETLVLSTHGMIKKVSKVPKSEIEKALKIRAEYFDE; this comes from the coding sequence ATGAAACCAAAATTTGAAGTAGTATTTCTTGAACAAGCAATTGACTTTATGTCCAAATTAGACTCGAAAGCTAAAAAGAAAATCTATTACAATTTAGACAAAGCGAAACTTGAAAATGACCCAAAACTGTTTAAGAAATTAGCAGATGGTATTTGGGAATTTAGGACGCTTTATAAAGGAATTCAATACAGACTATTTGCTTTTTGGGACAAAACTGACAAAACAGAAACACTTGTTTTATCAACACACGGAATGATTAAAAAAGTGAGTAAAGTTCCCAAATCGGAAATTGAAAAAGCATTGAAAATTAGAGCAGAATATTTTGACGAATAA
- a CDS encoding IS3 family transposase, whose protein sequence is MKMVGIVSSSYYREPSGGKKGNKPSKETFHKTKGFVLQDAVVVSIKEILKHEFIDCGYRLMTSYLTRDGYTINHKKLYRIMKEEGLLKLDNRIDRSGSGRKFVKFRKVQTSRPLECLEMDIKMVWIPSVGKNAYLLSVIDVHTRRIVKDYFSFTIKQNHVIALLSELFENYDYPQNVVIRSDNGSQFIAKKVREYLGLIGVQQEFTHVATPEENAHIEAYHGILKKEVFNRWDYQYFGEIEQILKRFVKFYNNRRLHGLLGRITPMEKWNADEHLIRMKKLTA, encoded by the coding sequence ATAAAGATGGTTGGTATTGTATCGAGTAGCTATTATAGAGAACCTAGTGGCGGTAAAAAAGGAAATAAGCCATCTAAAGAGACTTTCCACAAGACTAAAGGTTTTGTATTACAAGACGCTGTAGTTGTGTCTATAAAAGAGATTTTAAAGCACGAGTTTATAGATTGTGGTTATCGATTAATGACCAGCTATTTAACTAGAGATGGTTACACTATCAATCATAAAAAGTTGTATAGAATTATGAAGGAAGAAGGCTTGTTGAAACTTGATAATAGGATAGATAGAAGTGGTTCTGGACGCAAGTTTGTAAAGTTTAGAAAGGTGCAAACTTCTAGACCTTTAGAATGCCTGGAGATGGATATAAAGATGGTTTGGATACCAAGTGTAGGAAAGAATGCTTATTTACTATCAGTTATTGACGTTCACACTCGAAGAATAGTAAAAGACTATTTTTCTTTTACTATTAAACAAAATCACGTTATAGCGCTACTTTCTGAGTTGTTTGAAAATTATGACTACCCTCAAAACGTGGTCATTAGAAGTGATAATGGAAGCCAGTTTATAGCAAAAAAAGTACGTGAATATTTAGGTCTCATTGGAGTGCAACAAGAATTTACACACGTAGCAACCCCAGAAGAGAATGCACATATAGAAGCCTATCATGGAATATTGAAAAAAGAAGTCTTTAATAGGTGGGACTACCAATATTTTGGAGAAATAGAGCAAATACTAAAACGCTTCGTGAAATTTTATAATAATAGAAGACTTCACGGCTTGTTAGGACGTATAACACCAATGGAAAAATGGAATGCAGATGAACATCTTATTAGAATGAAAAAGTTAACCGCTTAA
- a CDS encoding RNA-directed DNA polymerase → MNIEHLLNKGYFPKELPPSFFTELFGNDFTNISALADSTKNASLTALQNSVNTMTGLSRPEKTEKKVRLKQIFKNRLNYSDCSQFNIPKSGIARKIIKIPNPIHQGKLSQAIVDNYTEIAKLFNDSNLSTTKPQIETEIEQNKRSVKHNDFSFFKESGIINSFKYAVQLKTDIAKFYPSIYTHSVPWVTFGGKDKYKRNRALSNTDPLKVSNIYGDDIDDRLMWCQNQQTMGIPIGPDTSFIIAEVIACHIDKHLEKKLKSKNIDFLGYRYYDDYALYFNSELDAQIGLSELKKILNDFELKINDEKTEISRTQSELEKPWALDIKSFYFRPSENDQKDDIWNFFSIAFRHAQENPKDSVLKLALNKFNFVRIEEENWDYFESLLFRLGLIETSSLNKIAKLLITYEKLVSKKRLKEFCFEIIKRNYENQHDFELTWSLWILNEFKIQPTKDIYEMVFKSKSVTGIIVGLDLFQQNNRIKNFDFTSVTEMINTDNLNNKEWLLAYETVYKNWIPTLSKSIIQDHFFFNILESRNIYFYNNSRKLEPLKVERSYLKKIETKLKQITTYISKNKFSNTELKSELIELSENLNLTDLTQITDRKEIQKKLSDSDSKIKELIDKIEAVKLELKKFDKKKPYFVVGKRLEELSELTSKEIEAEAKQNKGLLFDPTYE, encoded by the coding sequence ATGAACATTGAACATTTATTGAATAAAGGATATTTTCCTAAAGAGCTTCCGCCATCATTCTTTACTGAATTATTTGGTAACGATTTTACGAATATATCGGCATTAGCTGATTCGACCAAAAATGCAAGTTTAACGGCATTGCAGAATTCTGTTAATACTATGACAGGTCTATCCAGACCTGAAAAAACAGAAAAAAAAGTTAGATTAAAACAAATCTTTAAAAATCGACTAAACTATTCAGATTGTAGCCAATTTAATATTCCAAAAAGTGGAATAGCAAGAAAAATAATTAAAATACCAAACCCAATTCACCAAGGTAAATTATCCCAAGCAATTGTGGACAATTATACAGAGATTGCAAAACTATTTAATGATTCTAATTTATCAACTACGAAACCACAAATTGAGACTGAAATTGAACAAAACAAACGTTCAGTAAAACACAATGATTTTAGTTTCTTTAAAGAATCGGGCATAATAAACTCTTTTAAATATGCTGTTCAATTAAAAACTGATATTGCAAAATTTTATCCATCAATTTATACTCATTCAGTTCCTTGGGTAACATTTGGAGGAAAAGATAAATACAAAAGGAATCGAGCGTTAAGTAATACAGACCCATTAAAGGTAAGTAATATTTATGGAGATGATATTGACGATAGACTTATGTGGTGTCAAAATCAGCAAACAATGGGAATACCTATTGGTCCAGATACTTCATTCATAATAGCAGAAGTAATTGCTTGTCATATTGATAAACATCTTGAAAAAAAACTAAAATCAAAAAATATAGATTTTCTTGGTTATAGATACTATGACGACTATGCTTTATATTTTAATTCGGAGTTAGATGCTCAAATAGGACTATCAGAATTGAAAAAAATTCTAAATGATTTTGAGTTAAAAATTAATGATGAAAAAACAGAGATTTCAAGAACACAAAGTGAATTAGAAAAACCTTGGGCACTTGATATAAAATCATTTTATTTTAGACCATCTGAAAATGACCAAAAGGATGACATATGGAATTTCTTCTCTATTGCTTTTAGACACGCACAAGAAAACCCGAAAGATAGCGTACTAAAATTAGCTTTAAATAAATTTAATTTTGTTCGTATTGAAGAGGAAAATTGGGATTATTTTGAATCTTTGCTCTTTAGACTTGGTTTAATTGAGACAAGTTCTTTAAATAAAATTGCCAAACTATTAATTACTTACGAAAAATTAGTTTCAAAGAAACGCTTAAAAGAATTTTGCTTCGAAATCATCAAAAGGAACTACGAAAATCAACACGATTTTGAACTGACTTGGTCGCTTTGGATTTTAAACGAATTTAAAATTCAACCAACCAAAGATATTTATGAAATGGTTTTTAAAAGTAAAAGCGTTACAGGAATTATTGTTGGACTTGACTTATTTCAGCAAAATAACAGAATTAAGAACTTTGATTTCACTTCAGTTACTGAAATGATTAATACGGACAATTTAAATAATAAAGAATGGCTTTTAGCTTATGAAACAGTTTATAAAAATTGGATACCGACTTTAAGTAAATCAATTATTCAAGACCATTTCTTTTTTAATATTTTGGAATCTCGAAATATATATTTTTACAACAATTCGAGAAAATTAGAACCTTTAAAAGTAGAAAGGTCATACCTCAAAAAAATTGAAACGAAACTCAAGCAAATAACAACCTACATATCTAAAAACAAATTTTCTAATACAGAATTAAAAAGTGAGCTTATAGAATTAAGTGAAAATTTGAATTTGACTGACTTAACTCAAATTACAGACCGAAAAGAAATTCAAAAAAAGCTATCAGACTCTGATTCGAAAATAAAAGAACTGATAGATAAAATAGAAGCAGTAAAACTTGAATTGAAAAAATTCGATAAGAAAAAACCATATTTTGTAGTTGGTAAAAGACTTGAAGAACTTTCTGAATTAACAAGTAAGGAAATTGAAGCAGAAGCAAAACAAAATAAAGGTTTATTATTCGACCCAACGTATGAATAA
- a CDS encoding helix-turn-helix domain-containing protein has product MATKNKKMKMMTLDQMKDKDIGKVGTPERDKYEFDLRMEVLGDMIKSVRKERKLTQEQLGELIGVQKSQISKLERNTKNVTIETILKVFKALKANVKFSVEMNEFDFKVA; this is encoded by the coding sequence ATGGCAACAAAAAACAAAAAAATGAAAATGATGACTCTTGACCAAATGAAAGACAAGGACATCGGAAAAGTCGGAACACCTGAACGAGACAAATACGAATTTGACTTGCGAATGGAAGTACTTGGTGATATGATAAAATCTGTTCGTAAAGAACGAAAATTAACTCAAGAACAACTTGGAGAATTAATTGGAGTTCAAAAATCACAAATCTCTAAATTGGAACGTAATACAAAGAATGTAACCATCGAGACAATTTTAAAAGTATTTAAAGCACTAAAAGCGAATGTGAAATTTAGTGTTGAAATGAATGAATTTGATTTCAAAGTGGCATAA